A region of Cuculus canorus isolate bCucCan1 unplaced genomic scaffold, bCucCan1.pri scaffold_78_arrow_ctg1, whole genome shotgun sequence DNA encodes the following proteins:
- the LOC128850795 gene encoding E3 ubiquitin-protein ligase RNF4-like, giving the protein MMRMNQEINDVYMTDKVSQELGPVEDETTSSKPSGPITCPICMDVHLEIMQSGRLFVSTKRGHVFCIQYLLHSLKNANSCPTCRKKLTHKQYHPIYITDGSAAEEDLIAVQWQND; this is encoded by the exons ATGATGAGGATGAATCAAGAGATAAATGATGTGTACATGACAGATAAAGTGAGTCAAGAACTGGGACCAGTGGAGGATGAAACTACAAGTTCAAA GCCGTCTGGTCCCATTACATGTCCAATTTGCATGGATGTCCACTTGGAG attatGCAGAGTGGACGACTGTTTGTGTCAACCAAACGCGGTCACGTCTTCTGCATTCAGTACCTCCTTCACTCGCTTAAGAATGCCAACTCTTGCCCAACCTGCAGGAAGAAACTTACTCACAAACAATATCATCCCATTTATAT AACCGACGGAAGCGCCGCAGAGGAGGACTTAATTGCAGTCCAGTGGCAAAACGATTGA